Proteins co-encoded in one Bremerella sp. TYQ1 genomic window:
- a CDS encoding RsmD family RNA methyltransferase, whose protein sequence is MAKRRPAKKKPARRPAAQPQAGVDAPMRIIGGQLKNKKIEYSGDIRTRPMKERVREAVFNLIGPSIKEKVAIDLFAGTGALGLEAISRGATQAHLIERHVPTSKLIRTNAEALEVVDQVSIYANNSFMWVKKELENVPQTPWVVFICPPYEFFVSRWEEMEKQINMLLDAAPDESILIVEFDDQFDAANLPDAENWDVRVYAPAHVGIYRLLRDEDEAVED, encoded by the coding sequence ATGGCCAAACGTCGCCCCGCCAAAAAGAAACCCGCTCGTCGTCCTGCCGCGCAACCCCAAGCAGGCGTCGATGCCCCTATGCGGATTATTGGTGGGCAGCTGAAGAACAAGAAGATCGAATACTCCGGCGATATCCGGACTCGGCCGATGAAAGAACGCGTTCGCGAGGCAGTCTTCAACTTGATCGGCCCTTCGATCAAAGAGAAAGTCGCTATCGATCTGTTTGCGGGGACAGGCGCGCTAGGCTTGGAAGCGATCAGCCGCGGTGCCACCCAGGCCCACCTGATCGAGCGGCACGTGCCGACCTCGAAACTGATCCGCACCAATGCCGAGGCGTTGGAAGTCGTCGATCAGGTCTCGATCTACGCCAACAATTCGTTCATGTGGGTGAAGAAGGAACTCGAGAACGTTCCGCAAACCCCCTGGGTGGTGTTCATCTGCCCGCCGTACGAGTTTTTCGTCTCGCGGTGGGAAGAGATGGAAAAGCAGATCAACATGTTGCTGGATGCTGCCCCGGATGAAAGCATTCTGATTGTCGAGTTCGACGACCAGTTCGACGCGGCGAATCTTCCCGACGCAGAAAACTGGGACGTGCGTGTCTACGCTCCGGCTCATGTTGGTATCTATCGCTTGCTTCGCGACGAGGACGAAGCGGTCGAAGATTAG